tgttcatgtttgaaagcctgtaggttaacataaatgcagatataggcctaattttaataagaaacaacataattatcaattttgaaatattaaacctgccaatacataaaatattctgtagcctattttgccgtcaataccatagatatgtatggtcaataggctactgccaacgttttctttgctgtatcaataggcaatatatttatatttaacatgaagtatagggcttccctgtacatcaatagcagcagaaGCGCCGCATCAGACACGCtcctggtgtgcaaagacagaaaaACTGCCAGGCTGACGCCCggcggctgacacgcaacagaaacacCACACTCACACCACGCTTTCAGTGTGTCTTCCGGCCTTAGTACACCGCTGTcgtgtaaacataccctgaagCCAAACTCACACCAATAATGATAACAATAAcaaaagataactgtatattagcgcatacattgagccaggatcaccaagatatcctggcttaatcccttatcctagttttgtgcaataggccccaggacactaaatattctcacaattaaaaaaacaaaaaacaaaacacttacCACTGGTGCAGTTACCATTCCACATGTTTTGAGGTGGCTGTCATAACCCTGTTGATGCGGGAATCCCAGGCCACAGTCCTGGCAGAGACATGGCCGCTGCGCCGCATGCCCTCCCATGTGTGACATAAGCATGAGTGACGAGCGGAAACCCATCCCACACTCAGCACACTTTAGAACCCTCTGGTGAGTGCTCCCATGCTTCTTTAATTCCTCGATGCTTGCAAAGACTTGGCCACACTCCATGCAGCGGATCTCATCCGTCTTGGAAGGCAAAGCCCCTTGATGACCCCAGCATCCTGTGTCCTTCTTATGTTGGTCAAAGTCCTCTTGACTCTGAAAGAAAACCAAACACGCCATGCACTGGATGTTTTCCGGCTTACACTCGTGGCTGTGGAATAGCGAGGGCAAGCGGAAATGACGTTTGCACTTCAGACACGTATATGGCAAGACACCCAAGTGAGAGAAACTGTGGCGTAACAGTGAAGCCTTGCTGGAGAAGGTCCGCTCACAGTCCGAGCAGGAGAAGATGCCTCTGCTGTGCCATTCCAAGTGACGGAGCAGCGAGTTGCGAAGACGAAAACTGGAGCCGCATTTGAGGCACAAATGTCGTTTCGCCTGTTGCCTGTGTGCTTCCACGTGACCCTTGCACACATCTAGGTCAGTGAAAATCTGCTTGCAAAAATCACACTGATAGAACTCTTTCTCAAAATGGTTAGTGTCCAAGTGCTGCTGGAGCTGTTCCTCTGTCTCAAAGATGGTTGAGCAAACACGACAGTGGATAGAGGCCTTGTGCGAGTGGGAGCGAAGGTGTGTTCGGTAATTGACTAATTGGCAGAACTGCTTTCCACATTCATCGCAGCGGTAGGGGCGAACACCCGtatgcatatttaaatgttCTCGGAGTAAGAAGAGAGAGGAGAAGGTAAGATCACACACATGGCATCGCTTCTCTTCATTCTCTTCACATCCATTCGTCtctaaagaagaaaaaacatgtaTCAACAGATGCTGAAAGGCCACTGGAAACATTAGTTAAAATGTAGAGCTGGGGAATTTAGCAGAGTCATTTTTATGATGCATTGCGAAGCAGTATGAATGATTCTGCATCAATGCATAAAAAGATGCAAAAAAAAGTCCTTTGGAAGCATAGCACTTgtgtttttacaaaatgaacaTGCATGAATGAGAAAATAAAGTGGACATACTTGAAGTCGAAAAGAGTTAAGCACATTAAGCCAAGAAAAAGATCTCTCTGCATTATTCGCTGACACACCTGTAGCGTGTGCACAGAAAGCTGTCTGTCTTGGAAAGTATTTACATAAATGTGGTATGTCATGTATTAAGGTAAAATGAAACAGTTTGTGTCGTGTGCACCATTATATGTGAAGTCCAAATATGCTAACCTATACGTGGAATTTACACACATTAGTAGCGTGTAGTGAACACACACCCTAAAACGTGGTCTCACACACCTGAGCAGTTGGCAGCCATTTTTGCTGTTGGTGGTTATTTCATTTCCTGCGTGTATGGAGAATTGAATCCGCAAACTTTGGGTTATCAGTCTGACTCTCTAACCAGATATCACTTTATAACCGAATCGTGAGGCATAAATATTCACACCTCTAATAGATTTGGATGGAAATTAAAAACCATTCTGTGATTTTTCACACCTTATACCATTGTTATCCAGAAAAGGTGCGTTTCAAAATGTAAGGGAATTACATTataacatttcaaataaaaataactagAATATTGTACTTGTAAACAAACATTTAATGATAAGGATAAATATTTTTCTGGCACATATTATTACtgaagataaaaaaatattgtcacTATTTTGCATaaactaattcaaaataaacaaaaactatttaaaaaatgttctcAGTATAAATTAAGGACAGTATGAAAAATAGGTTTAGGTTCACATATTTCTTGTTGTAGTTTAGAGCTAAAGATTATCAGTACAAAAGATTTAAATTGcgaattatttgtttatttcaaGATTAATTCTATATGATGTGCATTCCTAATAGAACTAGAACTTTTTTGTGATGGGACAAGTAAAATGTTCTGTTCTAGCAGCGCAAAATTCTTAATTTTAAGCTCTGCAGAATCTAAGAAACACTGCATTCATTAAATCAAAATCCATCATATGGAAATTATACAATACCTGGCCAAGAAACATCATCTTCTTCCTCAATCTCCTCAACATcgtcttcctcttcctcctcatcaacatcatcatcatcatcttcatcagttAAAACAAATTCCACATCCTCATCTGTCCTTTCTTCGCCAGACACAACGTCATCTGTCATAAGACTGGAGGCTTCTGGGCTCACCTCTAAACCGCTCTGTTCATTTTCATCACATTTCTTTCCCTCTTGTCCACTTTGCTTTTCATCATTGTTTTTCTGTTCGGTCCCctctcttttttctcttttccacGAATTGCAAATTGCTTTATCCTTCTTCTCTGTGGAAATGATTTTTGAATTACTTTGAGCAGTTTCCTCATTAGATGAAGGGTTAAGTTTGAAGGGAGAGGAATACTGATGGTCCAGCAGAAAGCTTTTTTTAGCCAACGCACTCGGGACACTGCAGGCCTCTTCATGACAGTCTATAGGTATTTCAATCTCAGGTGCTGGCTTTTCAGTGCTGTTCGAAGTTGGCAAAAATGACTCCTTAACGCTCTGTGGCTCACAGAGAGGGAAATTCCAGCTTGGAAAACCCAGTTCTGTCAGCTGAATATCCAGGGTAAACTCTGACATGATGCCTTGGGAAAGAAATAGGAAATACTGTATCAATGTTGCTATCAAGTCAAAGAAATTTGGGTTTTAGTTACCATTTTGAATTGTCACATTTACAACCTAGAATTGACTTTTATTGGTACTTCCAACCTTTTCatcaatttatacatttaaatagacaggttaataaattatatataattgacCCTGGTTGTAACATTATTAATGTAGTATTAGAGACAGAGAGGTCTTATATCTCAGACATAAACAGTGTCTACAACAATAATCATGAACTGCATTGCTGCATGACACAGTAACAGTTGAAACATTTTTGTTCTGTCAATTCAATCTCTACAGTGAACGCAGTAGTAAGTTTACTTCAGATTACCTAGGAGTCTTCGACGAACATTTGCAAGCACTTCGCTCCAGAATCTACTGTTCAGTAATGAAACAATGCATCCCTGATCATGCCGAGTTTATTAATTGCTCCAAGACCATCTAATATGAAAATGAAACACAACTGTATAATGCGAGATTGTAACTACCGCCAATGTGAAATTGTTGTGTCTTATCAAAACTATGATAACGCTCAAATTAGGCTGCAAAGCATGCAGAAGCAATAAGGTGAATCAACCACTGTCCATCCGACACTTCCGGTATGAAATACCTGATTGGAATGTTAATGTTGCCATCTGTAGGAGGGGAGCGTTAGTgcgctctttaaaaaaaaaaaaaaaaaaagccaatcAAAGCGGACATGTTGCTGTAATAACATCATGTTTTTTTCGGACAAGACTAAAATGCAATGTTTTAACCTTAACCTATGGTTTTAACTTAAAGCAACTTGTTTTGCAATTGTGAAATTGAACCATAACGTTTTGTCTCAATATGCagaccactttttttttttttttaaagcacgtTTAAATGCTACTTGTCCTAATACAACTAAGGCCTAATCTTGGTTTAGTCTATTAAGCCCGGTCTGTGAAACCTGGCCATAAACTTAATTTTGTCGTCGTCTCAGTCCTGTGCTttaattcttttctttttttttggatcaTACATTCGCGCAAATCGTCGTACTTTATAATAAccacttttaaaaatgaaatacttCACAGCACCACATGGCGTGACAATGGAGATCATCGAGCTGTTTACTTATTCATATTAGTTCATCTTACCTGTAGTAAAATGCTGCAGATAAATGGGTTTACTTTATTATCATACTTTATCGAGGTCTTCGTTCTTCTAGGGTTTGTTGACTGTCCATAAAACAGGTTAGGTTCCATATGTGACGGAGCTTTTTCTATAGCTGCTCCCAGGTTGTGGAACCAACTTCCATTTAAAATTCGGAAGCAGCCTCTtggaataataatataataataaaaaaaacattaaataaaaataataaaacttaTATTGTTGATTGTGGTACTCTGCTTTCCTGTACATTTTACCCTCATTGTTTTTGTCTGTGATTGActcaattttgtatttttttgtttattctttacttttattttattgaactgTAAAAAGCGTTGAGAAGCCTCTTTAAAGGATTATagaaaataatgtattattataaaattgtCTTTGAGCGGTCTTTTTTTCTACtggaatagaaaaaaaaaaacttctggaTTTTATTTGCCTGGTTGtacgtgtaaaaaaaacaacatttgtgATTCTTATATGCTTTATAAAAACGGTTAATAATGGGATGtcttaattaactttttttttttttttaaatgtatttagcaGCCAAAATGTTTCTCTCACAGGAAGACAATGCACCCTTTCCGGTGTCACGAAAACCATGCCCACCTTGACCAATGCCTGATAAAAAAACGTAACACGTCCAGAAATCATGTTTTAGCTAACCAAACAACCAAAGACTAATTGGAACCGCAATGAAAGGGAAAGGTTCAGTCTGACCATTGCAGTTTTAGATTTATCCAATGTTCTCCTTCATGAACAATCTGTATATCAGCAATGCTGTAGTGTTCAAATAAATAGCAaaacagaaagaaaagaaaaaaatcagatgacattcaaaacattttcaatgaaTTATTCAGACATTTACTTTACTC
This DNA window, taken from Pseudorasbora parva isolate DD20220531a chromosome 7, ASM2467924v1, whole genome shotgun sequence, encodes the following:
- the wu:fe05a04 gene encoding uncharacterized protein wu:fe05a04, with translation MSEFTLDIQLTELGFPSWNFPLCEPQSVKESFLPTSNSTEKPAPEIEIPIDCHEEACSVPSALAKKSFLLDHQYSSPFKLNPSSNEETAQSNSKIISTEKKDKAICNSWKREKREGTEQKNNDEKQSGQEGKKCDENEQSGLEVSPEASSLMTDDVVSGEERTDEDVEFVLTDEDDDDDVDEEEEEDDVEEIEEEDDVSWPETNGCEENEEKRCHVCDLTFSSLFLLREHLNMHTGVRPYRCDECGKQFCQLVNYRTHLRSHSHKASIHCRVCSTIFETEEQLQQHLDTNHFEKEFYQCDFCKQIFTDLDVCKGHVEAHRQQAKRHLCLKCGSSFRLRNSLLRHLEWHSRGIFSCSDCERTFSSKASLLRHSFSHLGVLPYTCLKCKRHFRLPSLFHSHECKPENIQCMACLVFFQSQEDFDQHKKDTGCWGHQGALPSKTDEIRCMECGQVFASIEELKKHGSTHQRVLKCAECGMGFRSSLMLMSHMGGHAAQRPCLCQDCGLGFPHQQGYDSHLKTCGMVTAPVASVKKPKPKSTPSPQIIKPIAPNIVFQTIAQASNPVTFSNSLKEVVHMVPLGDQNKPADGRWKLTLNNDTPPGMPLVMFVPVSTTQYSSTSDPTKGSQNVLPSSLVLETPMPVVPSGTVISKEAEKDTVEPCKTNIPSNTLIPVESHDSSSKKRWTISEDQGSIQVFNTENVKAGEHAALNQGMNVTAEVEAESKQENQSNKKPNALRDEKTVPGCSSDAESLSPTCPVTPLCLIKVNEEKDEDDKKKTSSNLNDLNSSQPEVEVGVPIMRKSEKQMLDTQGSRHQRFFKKDKSSDRMCAESQMEFTMTGDKSENSPQGQNESGFDVEVEINEDVDLSSMEVEIGDEDSGVDMLDGELHECVTCGQVLPEKDMIQHYMKHAAVTDHPESSPTNCPSHTAEQSPPCSPPRKRLRSGTKL